A window of the Serratia sarumanii genome harbors these coding sequences:
- a CDS encoding molybdopterin cofactor-binding domain-containing protein, translated as MTDSRPSSPSQAELLQRDGVLLIVDSVQPPSGPVPKGQTPVLKPREQGLFIALCDSGEIYAFNGHVDLGTGVRTALGQIVAEELYLRMDQVRMVLGDTERAPNQGATIASATLQISAVPLRNAAAEARRWLLRQAAQRFDAPVEQLTLEEGVIRSPQGQALSYAELVAGGHVELSISGDAPLKPQAEYRLVGTSAARVDIPAKATGETTYVHDMRLPNMLHGRVVRPPYAGYDSGEFVGTSLLAVDETSIAHIPGIVKLVVIGDFIGIVAEREEQAIKAAQALQVSWKDWRRNLPQMTDVAQALRDNPHSTRVVHDTGDVDAALATADRRFTRSYLWPYQLHASIGPSCALADYRPERLQVWSGSQNPHLLRADLAWLLEYPEAQIEIVRMEAAGCYGRNCADDVCADAALLSRAVGRPVRVQLTREQEHVWEPKGTAQLMEVDGGLDAAGHPVAYDFRTYYPSNGAPTLALLLTGRVEPLPVAYEMGDRTSVPPYEYPALRVSIEDMAPIVRASWMRGVSALPNTFAHESYIDELAHAAGVDPLEYRLRYIDDERASELMRSTAERAGWTPHTEPMQTPAEDGVLRGRGFAYARYIHSKFPGFGAAWAAWVADVAIDKASGEVAVTRIVVGHDAGMMVNPDGVRHQIHGNVLQSTSRVLKERVTFEESTVSAKEWGAYPILTFPEVPEVDVVMMPRPYDPPLGAGESASVPSAAAIANAVFDATGIRFRELPITSDKLREALNGPDAERQTAPPKKKKRGKWWFGGAAGLFGAVLGIAGSALPWRAEIAPVATPGAGTWSAATLERGRQLAAAGDCAVCHTASEGATNAGGLAMATPFGTLYSTNITPDVVTGIGNWSFTAFDRAMRQGIARDGRHLYPAFPYTAFSKMTDGDMQALYAYLMSQPAVRQSNPANQMRFPFNLRPLMAGWNALFLRQGEYQPDPQQSAQWNRGAYLVNGLGHCAACHSPRNLLGAEKGGAAFLAGGMVDGWEAPALNQLANADKPWTEEQLFQYFRSGHSAEHGVAAGPMGPVVSELATLPQSDLRAMANYVMSLSTKATLNVEPQAQLAARALPAVGQLAGERLFQGACQACHSAAAGGPQLFGVSPDLANNTNIFSDRPDNLIKVILQGIPKPATAELGFMPGFKDSFSDRQVTALVNYLRQRYAGDKPAWRDVEAQVARLRAEPGNH; from the coding sequence ATGACTGATTCCCGTCCCTCATCGCCGAGCCAGGCCGAATTGCTGCAGCGCGACGGCGTGCTGCTGATCGTCGACAGCGTGCAACCGCCTTCGGGGCCGGTGCCCAAAGGGCAAACGCCGGTGCTGAAGCCCAGGGAGCAAGGGCTGTTTATCGCCCTGTGCGACAGCGGCGAAATCTATGCCTTTAACGGCCATGTCGATCTCGGCACCGGCGTGCGCACCGCGCTCGGCCAGATCGTCGCCGAAGAGCTGTACCTGCGCATGGATCAGGTGCGCATGGTGTTGGGCGATACCGAGCGCGCGCCGAATCAGGGCGCCACCATCGCCAGCGCCACGCTGCAGATCTCCGCCGTGCCGCTGCGCAACGCCGCCGCCGAAGCGCGCCGTTGGCTGTTGCGCCAGGCGGCGCAGCGCTTCGATGCGCCGGTGGAACAGCTGACGCTGGAGGAGGGCGTGATCCGCAGCCCGCAGGGGCAGGCGCTGAGCTACGCCGAGCTGGTGGCCGGCGGTCATGTCGAGCTGTCGATTTCCGGCGACGCGCCGCTCAAACCGCAGGCGGAGTATCGCCTGGTGGGCACCAGCGCCGCGCGCGTCGATATTCCGGCCAAGGCGACCGGCGAAACCACCTATGTACACGATATGCGCCTGCCGAATATGCTGCACGGCCGGGTGGTGCGGCCGCCCTATGCCGGGTATGACAGCGGCGAATTTGTCGGCACCAGCCTGCTGGCGGTGGATGAAACCTCGATCGCGCATATTCCCGGCATCGTCAAACTGGTGGTGATCGGCGATTTCATCGGCATTGTCGCCGAGCGCGAAGAGCAGGCGATCAAGGCGGCGCAGGCACTGCAGGTCAGCTGGAAAGACTGGCGGCGCAATTTGCCGCAGATGACCGACGTGGCGCAGGCGCTGCGCGACAACCCGCACTCGACCCGGGTGGTGCACGATACCGGCGATGTGGACGCGGCGCTGGCGACGGCTGACAGGCGTTTCACCCGCAGCTACCTGTGGCCGTATCAGCTGCATGCCTCGATTGGCCCTTCCTGCGCGCTGGCGGACTACCGGCCGGAGCGCCTGCAGGTCTGGTCGGGCAGCCAGAACCCGCACCTGCTGCGCGCCGATCTGGCCTGGCTGCTGGAATACCCGGAAGCGCAGATCGAGATCGTTCGCATGGAGGCGGCTGGTTGCTATGGCCGCAATTGCGCCGATGACGTCTGCGCCGACGCGGCGCTGCTGTCGCGCGCGGTGGGCAGGCCGGTGCGGGTGCAGCTGACCCGCGAGCAAGAGCATGTGTGGGAACCGAAGGGTACCGCGCAGCTGATGGAGGTGGACGGCGGGCTGGACGCCGCCGGGCATCCGGTCGCCTATGATTTTCGCACCTATTATCCTTCAAACGGCGCGCCGACGCTGGCGCTGCTGCTGACCGGCCGGGTTGAACCGCTGCCGGTGGCCTATGAAATGGGCGACCGCACCTCGGTACCGCCTTACGAATATCCGGCGCTGCGCGTCAGCATCGAGGACATGGCGCCGATCGTGCGCGCCTCCTGGATGCGCGGTGTTTCCGCCTTGCCGAACACCTTCGCCCACGAATCTTATATCGATGAGCTGGCCCACGCCGCCGGCGTCGATCCGCTGGAATATCGGCTGCGCTATATCGATGATGAACGCGCCAGTGAACTGATGCGCAGCACGGCAGAACGCGCCGGCTGGACGCCGCATACCGAACCGATGCAGACCCCGGCGGAAGACGGCGTGCTGCGCGGGCGCGGCTTTGCCTACGCCCGTTACATCCACAGCAAGTTTCCCGGCTTTGGCGCGGCCTGGGCCGCCTGGGTGGCCGACGTGGCGATCGACAAAGCCAGCGGCGAAGTGGCGGTGACGCGTATCGTGGTCGGCCACGACGCGGGCATGATGGTCAACCCGGACGGCGTGCGCCACCAAATTCACGGCAACGTGTTGCAATCGACCAGCCGGGTATTGAAAGAGCGCGTGACCTTTGAGGAATCGACGGTCTCCGCCAAAGAATGGGGAGCTTACCCGATCCTGACCTTCCCGGAGGTGCCGGAAGTGGACGTGGTGATGATGCCGCGCCCTTACGATCCGCCGCTGGGCGCCGGGGAATCGGCGTCGGTGCCCAGCGCGGCGGCCATCGCCAACGCGGTATTCGACGCTACCGGCATTCGTTTTCGCGAGCTGCCGATCACCTCGGACAAACTGCGCGAGGCGCTGAACGGGCCGGACGCCGAGCGGCAGACCGCCCCGCCCAAGAAAAAGAAGCGCGGCAAATGGTGGTTCGGCGGCGCGGCGGGGCTGTTCGGCGCGGTGCTGGGCATCGCCGGCAGCGCCTTGCCGTGGCGGGCGGAGATCGCGCCGGTGGCGACGCCCGGCGCCGGCACCTGGTCGGCGGCCACGCTGGAGCGCGGCCGCCAGTTGGCCGCCGCCGGAGACTGCGCGGTTTGCCATACCGCGTCGGAAGGGGCGACCAACGCCGGCGGGCTGGCGATGGCGACGCCGTTCGGCACGCTCTACAGCACCAACATTACCCCGGACGTGGTAACCGGCATCGGCAACTGGTCGTTTACCGCGTTCGATCGGGCGATGCGCCAGGGCATCGCCCGCGACGGCCGCCATCTGTATCCGGCATTTCCTTACACCGCCTTCAGCAAAATGACCGACGGCGACATGCAGGCGCTGTACGCTTATCTGATGTCGCAACCGGCGGTGCGCCAGAGCAATCCGGCCAATCAGATGCGCTTCCCGTTTAACCTGCGGCCGCTGATGGCCGGATGGAACGCGCTGTTCCTGCGCCAGGGGGAATATCAACCCGATCCGCAACAAAGCGCGCAGTGGAACCGCGGCGCCTATCTGGTCAACGGGCTCGGCCACTGCGCCGCCTGCCATTCGCCGCGCAATCTGCTGGGGGCGGAAAAGGGCGGCGCGGCTTTCCTGGCGGGGGGAATGGTGGACGGGTGGGAAGCGCCGGCGCTGAATCAATTGGCCAATGCGGACAAGCCCTGGACCGAGGAACAGCTGTTTCAGTACTTCCGCAGCGGGCATTCCGCCGAGCACGGCGTGGCGGCCGGGCCGATGGGGCCGGTGGTCAGCGAACTGGCGACGTTGCCGCAGAGCGATCTGCGGGCGATGGCCAACTATGTGATGTCGCTGAGCACCAAGGCGACGCTGAATGTGGAACCGCAGGCGCAGTTGGCGGCCCGCGCCTTGCCGGCGGTAGGGCAACTGGCCGGCGAGCGGTTATTTCAGGGCGCTTGCCAGGCCTGCCACAGCGCCGCCGCCGGCGGGCCGCAGCTGTTCGGCGTCAGTCCCGATCTGGCCAATAACACCAATATCTTCAGCGATCGCCCCGATAACCTGATCAAGGTGATCCTGCAAGGGATCCCCAAACCGGCTACCGCCGAATTGGGCTTTATGCCGGGCTTTAAGGACAGCTTTTCCGATCGGCAGGTGACGGCGCTGGTGAATTATCTGCGTCAACGCTATGCCGGCGACAAACCGGCCTGGCGCGACGTGGAGGCGCAGGTGGCGCGGCTGCGCGCGGAGCCGGGGAATCATTAA
- a CDS encoding LysR substrate-binding domain-containing protein, whose translation MHFDFIDLRLLAAVLETGSITAGAERVGLSLAAASARMRGLEQQAGVALLTRNPRGVQATPAGERLLQHARVLLQQRDRLRGDMAEFAPGQRSQLRIVANTVAADAFLPELLADFLVLHPYTDIALEELPSPAIAQAIAERAADIGIVADHADLRGLASYPFRQDRLVLALPPGHALSGRRQLSFADALPFDFIGLPEQSALQQHLEQLAIRSGGPMRLRARAANFDAICRMVLRGAGLAVVPEESARRLPEILRNALPLTDDWAIRRLSIVVRERAQLPLPAQRLVAFLRQEEDGITGAR comes from the coding sequence ATGCATTTTGACTTTATCGATCTGCGGCTGTTGGCGGCGGTGCTCGAGACCGGCAGCATCACCGCCGGCGCCGAGCGCGTCGGGCTGTCGCTGGCCGCCGCCAGCGCACGCATGCGCGGGCTGGAGCAACAGGCTGGCGTGGCGCTGCTGACGCGCAATCCGCGCGGCGTCCAGGCGACGCCCGCCGGTGAACGCCTGTTGCAACACGCGCGCGTGCTGCTGCAGCAGCGCGACCGGCTGCGCGGCGACATGGCCGAGTTCGCACCGGGCCAGCGCAGCCAGCTGCGCATCGTCGCCAATACCGTCGCCGCCGACGCTTTTCTGCCGGAACTGCTGGCCGATTTTCTGGTGCTGCACCCGTACACCGACATCGCGCTGGAGGAGCTGCCCAGCCCAGCCATCGCGCAGGCGATCGCCGAACGGGCGGCGGATATCGGCATCGTGGCGGATCATGCCGATCTGCGCGGGCTGGCAAGCTACCCCTTCCGGCAGGATCGTCTGGTGCTGGCGCTGCCGCCGGGGCATGCGCTCAGCGGCCGCCGCCAGCTCAGCTTTGCGGACGCCCTGCCTTTCGACTTTATCGGCCTGCCGGAACAGAGCGCGCTGCAACAGCATTTGGAGCAGTTGGCGATACGCAGCGGCGGCCCGATGCGGCTGCGGGCGCGCGCCGCCAATTTCGACGCCATCTGCCGCATGGTGCTGCGCGGCGCCGGGCTGGCGGTGGTGCCGGAAGAGAGCGCCCGGCGGCTGCCCGAGATCCTGCGCAACGCCCTGCCGCTGACGGACGACTGGGCGATCCGCCGTCTGTCGATCGTGGTGCGCGAACGGGCGCAGCTGCCATTGCCGGCGCAGCGGCTGGTGGCATTTCTGCGCCAGGAGGAGGACGGTATTACAGGTGCTCGTTGA
- a CDS encoding 2,5-dihydroxypyridine 5,6-dioxygenase has product MAVNETQLVQLFEQVLTLSKVDASQSVAILKSHYSDARTVRAATDAALRLGARVYAVELPAFNHPRAMGNDMTAYCGDTALTGNLAAQRALEAADLIVDTMMLLHSPEQEQILKTGTRILLAVEPPEVLARMLPNAEDKARVLAAAAVLEHAKLMQVTSAAGSDFRAPLGQYPTVTEYGYADEPGRWDHWPSGFLFTWPNEEQAEGVLVLEVGDILLPFKSYARERITLEIEQGFVTRIHGGFEAEYLREYMKYFDDPEVYGISHIGWGLQPRAQWTAMGLHDKNDGMCMDARAFYGNFLFSTGPNTEVGGTRKTPCHMDIALRRCDIRLDGQTVVADGEVVAPEASRARRA; this is encoded by the coding sequence ATGGCGGTCAATGAAACCCAGTTGGTACAGCTGTTCGAGCAGGTGCTTACGCTGTCGAAGGTCGATGCTTCGCAGAGCGTGGCGATTTTGAAAAGCCATTATTCCGATGCGCGCACGGTGCGCGCCGCGACCGACGCGGCGCTGCGGCTGGGCGCCAGGGTGTATGCCGTCGAGCTGCCGGCGTTCAACCATCCGCGGGCGATGGGCAACGACATGACCGCCTATTGCGGCGATACCGCGCTGACCGGCAACCTGGCGGCGCAGCGTGCGCTGGAAGCCGCCGACCTGATCGTCGATACCATGATGCTGCTGCATTCGCCGGAGCAGGAGCAGATCCTGAAAACCGGCACCCGCATCCTGCTGGCGGTGGAGCCGCCGGAGGTGCTGGCGCGCATGTTGCCTAACGCGGAAGACAAGGCGCGGGTGCTGGCCGCCGCCGCCGTGCTGGAGCATGCGAAGCTGATGCAGGTGACCTCCGCCGCCGGCAGCGATTTCCGCGCGCCGCTCGGGCAATACCCGACGGTGACCGAGTACGGCTATGCCGATGAACCGGGGCGCTGGGATCACTGGCCGAGCGGTTTCCTGTTCACCTGGCCGAATGAGGAGCAGGCGGAAGGGGTGCTGGTGCTGGAGGTCGGCGATATCTTGCTGCCGTTTAAAAGCTACGCGCGCGAACGCATCACGCTGGAGATCGAACAAGGCTTCGTCACCCGCATTCACGGCGGCTTCGAGGCGGAATACCTGCGCGAATACATGAAATACTTCGACGATCCGGAGGTGTACGGCATCTCGCATATCGGCTGGGGCCTGCAGCCGCGCGCCCAGTGGACGGCGATGGGCCTGCACGACAAGAACGACGGCATGTGCATGGACGCGCGCGCGTTCTACGGCAACTTCCTGTTCTCCACCGGGCCGAATACCGAAGTGGGCGGCACGCGCAAAACGCCTTGCCATATGGACATCGCGCTGCGCCGCTGCGACATCCGCCTCGACGGGCAAACGGTGGTGGCGGATGGGGAAGTGGTGGCGCCGGAGGCCTCGCGCGCGCGTCGGGCTTAA
- a CDS encoding (2Fe-2S)-binding protein, with protein sequence MAISEVQSPREGAKTTLTEHPLMLSVNGEQLHAQVMADTPLLLVLRNDLALNGPKYGCGLGECGACTVLIDGVAARSCVIPALGVSGRAIVTLEGLGDRQRLHPVQRAFIEEQAAQCGYCLNGMIMTTKALLDRNPAPSEAEIRQALSGNLCRCGTHLEILRAVQRAIILCRDEGAHAYD encoded by the coding sequence ATGGCGATATCTGAAGTGCAGTCGCCCAGGGAAGGCGCGAAAACCACGCTGACGGAGCATCCGCTGATGCTGTCGGTGAACGGCGAACAGCTTCATGCGCAGGTGATGGCGGATACGCCGCTCTTGCTGGTACTGCGCAACGATCTGGCGCTCAACGGCCCGAAATACGGCTGCGGCCTGGGCGAATGCGGCGCCTGTACCGTGTTGATCGACGGCGTGGCGGCGCGCTCCTGCGTGATCCCGGCGCTCGGCGTGTCCGGCCGGGCGATCGTGACTCTGGAAGGCCTTGGCGATCGCCAGCGCCTGCATCCGGTGCAGCGCGCCTTTATCGAAGAGCAGGCGGCGCAATGCGGCTACTGCCTCAACGGCATGATCATGACCACCAAAGCCCTGTTGGATCGCAATCCCGCCCCGAGCGAGGCGGAGATCCGTCAGGCGCTGTCCGGCAACCTGTGCCGCTGCGGCACCCATCTCGAAATCCTGCGTGCGGTTCAGCGCGCCATCATTCTCTGCCGCGATGAGGGCGCCCACGCTTATGACTGA
- the uilS gene encoding UilS family quorum-quenching N-acyl-homoserine lactonase codes for MALTTHKMESGLAVTVRLPENQAKVPAIILCHGFCGIQELLLPAFAEAFVNAGFAAVTFDYRGFGASEGERGRLVPALQIEDILAVSRWVQTQPQIDSERIGLWGTSFGGCHVFGAAAADPAIKCIVSQLAFADGETIVTGKMAADEKQAFIATLDKMAEKKQATGKEMFVAVTRVLSDDESKAFFEENKARYPAMDIKIPFLTVRETLRYQPRDNAARVTCPVLVVVAGNDTVNPPEQGIALYEAVGSAKKALHVEQNAKHYDMYTGPHFAGIIGRQIAWFNEHL; via the coding sequence ATGGCATTAACCACGCATAAAATGGAAAGCGGCCTGGCCGTAACAGTTCGTTTACCTGAGAATCAGGCCAAGGTTCCGGCGATTATTCTGTGTCACGGCTTCTGCGGCATTCAGGAGCTGTTGCTGCCGGCCTTTGCCGAGGCCTTCGTCAACGCCGGTTTTGCGGCGGTGACGTTTGACTATCGCGGCTTCGGCGCCAGCGAGGGTGAACGCGGGCGGCTGGTGCCGGCGCTGCAGATTGAGGACATTCTGGCGGTGAGCCGTTGGGTGCAAACGCAGCCGCAGATCGACAGTGAGCGCATCGGCCTGTGGGGCACATCGTTTGGCGGTTGCCACGTGTTCGGCGCTGCCGCGGCCGATCCGGCCATCAAGTGCATCGTTAGCCAGCTGGCCTTCGCCGACGGGGAAACCATCGTGACGGGGAAAATGGCCGCCGACGAAAAACAGGCGTTCATCGCCACGCTGGACAAAATGGCGGAGAAGAAACAGGCCACCGGCAAAGAGATGTTTGTCGCCGTCACCCGGGTGTTGAGCGATGACGAGTCGAAAGCGTTCTTCGAGGAGAACAAGGCGCGCTACCCGGCGATGGACATCAAGATCCCGTTCCTGACCGTGCGCGAAACGCTGCGCTATCAGCCGCGCGACAATGCGGCGCGCGTCACATGCCCGGTGCTGGTGGTGGTGGCGGGCAACGATACCGTCAACCCGCCGGAGCAGGGCATCGCGCTGTATGAGGCGGTAGGCAGCGCGAAAAAGGCGCTGCACGTCGAGCAGAATGCGAAGCACTACGACATGTACACCGGCCCGCATTTCGCCGGCATCATCGGCCGTCAGATCGCCTGGTTCAACGAGCACCTGTAA
- a CDS encoding MarR family winged helix-turn-helix transcriptional regulator gives MTPPEYPSAVSGQPENYHFTEQVGHLLRKVYQRHLAIFQQNVGDSQLTAVQFITLCAVRDMGPSSLTELVQVTAVDQATIRGIVERLKARDLITVTPDPVDRRKVVVGLTDAGAVLLTETVPQAAKITELTFGTLNPAERIALIFLLNKMLEDPPTG, from the coding sequence ATGACGCCCCCCGAATACCCGTCAGCCGTGAGCGGCCAACCCGAAAATTATCATTTTACCGAGCAAGTCGGGCACCTGTTGCGCAAGGTTTATCAGCGCCACCTGGCGATTTTTCAGCAAAACGTCGGCGATTCGCAGCTGACGGCGGTGCAGTTCATCACCCTGTGCGCGGTGCGCGATATGGGGCCGAGCTCGCTGACCGAGCTGGTGCAGGTGACGGCGGTGGATCAGGCCACCATACGCGGCATCGTCGAGCGGCTAAAGGCGCGCGATCTGATCACGGTGACGCCGGATCCGGTGGATCGGCGCAAGGTGGTGGTCGGCCTGACCGACGCCGGCGCCGTGCTGCTGACGGAAACGGTGCCGCAGGCGGCGAAAATCACAGAGCTGACGTTCGGCACGCTCAACCCGGCCGAACGGATAGCGCTGATATTCCTGCTGAATAAAATGCTGGAAGATCCGCCCACCGGCTGA